A section of the Candidatus Tisiphia endosymbiont of Nedyus quadrimaculatus genome encodes:
- the uvrC gene encoding excinuclease ABC subunit UvrC produces the protein MLQKSKLIGSELIKSHLENAPNLPGVYKMLSADQQVIYVGKAKNLKKRLTNYIKTDLDNKTIRMVSLTHHLEYNVTNSEIEALLLEAQLIKKFQPKFNILLKDDKSFPYVKLRLDTDYPQLIKYRGKNLSSGEFFGPFVSSEQVDTTLKELQKIFKLRSCSDNYFKNRKRPCLQYQIGRCSAPCVGKIGKEDYSELVNQVRDFLTGKTKELQKTLSDKMEQLSLQLRFEAAAEIRDRIKALSYIQLKSTLSSNPIKNADVIAIVEKNNCYCIQLFVYRFGQSYGNIAYFPFQTDESSKAEILTQFINQFYQTNPVPDEIIINHPIIDIELVTKAIKQLSANNKLSIIHPIRGNKVKLLENAELNGQLALDQHLKQFAKNQMIFQQIQQLFNLPLLPDRIEVYDNSHIMGTFAVGSMIVATKSGFDKKEYRIFNIAIAKGDAKGGDDYEMLRTVLTRRFTRLKKEHLKSIVSLMIIDGGKGHLSVVQKIMVEFGLAIPFVCMSKGPDRNAGCEQFHMPGKESFTINKNLPVMKYLQILRDEAHNFAIKNHRLRRSKAIKVSSLDDINSVGLIRKKALLHYFGSYKAICDATIEELSKVKGISQTLAKHIFTSLHNK, from the coding sequence ATGTTACAAAAATCTAAACTTATAGGTAGTGAATTAATAAAATCTCATCTTGAGAATGCTCCTAATCTTCCTGGGGTTTATAAAATGCTGAGTGCTGATCAGCAAGTTATCTATGTGGGGAAAGCTAAGAATCTAAAAAAACGCCTTACTAACTATATTAAAACTGATCTTGACAATAAAACAATACGCATGGTATCTCTAACACATCATTTAGAGTATAATGTTACTAACTCCGAAATTGAAGCTTTATTACTTGAAGCACAATTAATCAAAAAGTTTCAGCCAAAATTTAACATATTACTTAAAGATGATAAATCTTTTCCCTATGTCAAATTACGTTTGGATACTGATTACCCACAATTAATTAAATATAGAGGAAAAAATTTATCTAGTGGTGAATTCTTTGGTCCGTTTGTTTCTTCAGAGCAAGTAGATACTACCCTAAAAGAATTACAAAAAATTTTTAAACTACGTTCTTGTAGTGATAATTATTTTAAGAACCGCAAGCGTCCTTGTTTACAATACCAAATTGGTAGATGCTCTGCCCCATGCGTTGGCAAAATTGGTAAAGAAGATTATAGTGAGCTGGTTAACCAAGTAAGAGACTTCTTAACTGGCAAAACTAAGGAACTACAAAAAACTCTGTCTGACAAAATGGAACAATTAAGTCTACAATTACGTTTTGAAGCTGCTGCCGAAATACGAGACCGAATAAAGGCACTGAGTTATATCCAACTAAAATCAACCTTATCTAGTAATCCTATAAAAAATGCTGACGTTATAGCCATTGTTGAAAAGAATAATTGTTATTGTATTCAACTGTTTGTATACAGGTTTGGTCAATCTTATGGAAATATAGCGTACTTTCCGTTTCAAACGGATGAAAGTAGCAAAGCTGAAATTCTAACACAATTTATCAATCAGTTTTATCAAACTAATCCAGTTCCAGATGAGATAATTATAAATCATCCAATCATTGATATAGAATTAGTAACTAAAGCTATTAAACAACTTAGTGCTAATAATAAATTGTCTATAATACACCCTATCCGTGGTAATAAAGTAAAATTATTAGAAAATGCTGAATTGAATGGTCAGCTAGCACTTGATCAGCATTTAAAACAATTTGCTAAAAATCAAATGATCTTCCAACAAATACAACAATTATTCAACCTACCACTACTACCAGATAGAATCGAAGTTTACGATAATAGTCACATTATGGGAACATTTGCCGTAGGTAGTATGATCGTTGCGACTAAATCCGGATTCGATAAAAAAGAATATAGGATCTTTAATATAGCTATTGCCAAGGGAGATGCCAAAGGAGGTGATGATTACGAAATGCTAAGAACAGTCCTAACAAGAAGATTTACAAGATTAAAAAAAGAACATCTAAAGAGTATAGTTAGTTTAATGATTATTGATGGAGGTAAAGGACATCTATCAGTAGTACAAAAAATAATGGTAGAATTTGGCCTTGCAATTCCATTTGTTTGTATGTCAAAAGGACCTGACAGAAATGCTGGATGCGAACAATTTCATATGCCTGGTAAAGAGTCTTTTACCATCAACAAAAACCTGCCAGTTATGAAATATTTACAGATTCTGCGTGATGAAGCACATAATTTTGCTATAAAAAATCATAGGCTACGTCGTTCCAAAGCCATTAAAGTTTCTAGTCTAGATGACATAAATTCAGTTGGTCTTATCCGAAAAAAAGCCTTGTTACATTATTTTGGCTCATATAAAGCAATATGCGATGCTACTATTGAGGAATTATCTAAAGTAAAAGGTATCAGCCAAACTCTTGCAAAGCATATTTTTACATCATTACATAATAAATAA
- the tsaE gene encoding tRNA (adenosine(37)-N6)-threonylcarbamoyltransferase complex ATPase subunit type 1 TsaE — MKFQQESIILNNEQDSISFAQTIAKNLESSEIITFSGDLGCGKTFICREIIKYFCGPATHIISPTFNLLQIYTTSKFTIYHFDLYRLNYLEEIYELGIEEAFQGNLCLIEWPELIEKILPRPITKIHLQILEGNKRSCSIACF; from the coding sequence ATGAAGTTTCAACAAGAGTCTATTATTTTAAACAATGAACAAGACTCTATATCGTTTGCGCAAACTATTGCTAAAAATTTAGAATCTAGTGAAATTATAACTTTTTCCGGTGATTTAGGCTGCGGAAAAACATTTATATGTCGAGAGATTATAAAGTATTTTTGTGGTCCTGCTACTCATATCATCAGCCCTACTTTTAATTTGCTACAAATTTATACGACATCAAAATTCACGATTTATCATTTTGATCTTTATCGTTTAAACTACTTAGAAGAAATTTATGAACTAGGTATAGAAGAAGCCTTCCAAGGTAATCTTTGTCTAATTGAATGGCCAGAACTAATTGAAAAAATATTACCTAGACCTATAACCAAAATTCACTTACAAATACTTGAAGGTAACAAACGATCTTGTAGCATTGCTTGTTTCTGA
- a CDS encoding DUF6290 family protein yields MATKNPRINVTFEETTAGLLSHLAHQEHKSVASLVRELALEALEMREDFYLSKVAEKLDKDGVKTYSHDDAWK; encoded by the coding sequence ATGGCAACAAAAAACCCAAGGATCAATGTAACTTTTGAAGAAACAACTGCTGGCTTACTTTCACATTTAGCTCATCAGGAGCATAAGTCTGTTGCGAGTTTAGTGCGTGAATTAGCTCTTGAAGCTTTAGAAATGCGTGAGGACTTCTATCTATCTAAAGTAGCAGAGAAACTTGATAAGGACGGTGTCAAAACTTATAGCCATGACGATGCATGGAAGTAA
- the dnaJ gene encoding molecular chaperone DnaJ, with translation MSTKDYYQILGVSKTATQEELKKAYHKLAMQYHPDRNTQDKQAEKKFKEISSAYDILKDEQKRVAYDRFGHDAFQNSGAASSTGRHNNSGPDINDIFGEFFNDFMGGGARRQRPSTTIRGSDLKYDITVTLQEAFRGIDKNISFTSEVKCQTCNGNGSESNAGMTKCDACAGQGVTRRQQGFFTLEQTCGKCQGAGQIIKNPCKKCHGQGRYSQHRNLLVNIPAGIEEGTRIRLTGEGDAGVRGGNNGDLYIFVTIKPHDLYKVDGINLHCRLPISFIKAVLGGEVEVPDIEGGKVKLQIPAGTQNGEQLRLKGKGMSKVRSSIRGDMFAHIHIEIPKNLTKKQKELLELLDKEFTSDKDEDDASFFNKMKNLWS, from the coding sequence ATGTCGACAAAAGATTATTACCAAATACTTGGGGTTAGTAAAACTGCTACCCAGGAAGAGCTAAAAAAAGCTTATCATAAATTGGCGATGCAATATCATCCTGACCGTAATACACAGGATAAACAAGCAGAAAAAAAGTTCAAGGAAATAAGCAGTGCTTATGATATCCTAAAAGATGAACAAAAAAGAGTTGCCTATGATCGTTTTGGACATGATGCTTTTCAGAATTCAGGTGCAGCATCGTCAACTGGAAGACATAACAATAGTGGACCTGATATAAATGATATATTTGGTGAGTTTTTTAATGATTTTATGGGTGGCGGGGCAAGAAGACAACGACCATCAACTACTATTAGAGGTTCAGATCTAAAATATGATATCACAGTTACTCTGCAAGAAGCATTTCGTGGTATCGACAAAAATATTAGTTTTACCAGTGAAGTAAAATGCCAAACATGTAATGGCAACGGGTCAGAAAGTAATGCCGGAATGACCAAATGTGACGCTTGTGCAGGACAAGGGGTTACAAGAAGACAACAAGGCTTCTTTACATTAGAACAAACTTGTGGAAAATGCCAAGGTGCAGGACAAATCATTAAAAATCCATGCAAAAAATGTCATGGTCAGGGGCGTTACTCACAACATAGAAATTTATTAGTAAATATTCCAGCTGGTATTGAAGAAGGTACTAGAATAAGGCTTACTGGTGAAGGAGATGCCGGAGTACGAGGAGGCAATAACGGGGATTTGTATATTTTTGTTACTATTAAACCGCATGACCTCTATAAAGTTGATGGAATTAATTTGCATTGCAGACTACCAATTAGCTTTATTAAAGCTGTTTTAGGTGGAGAAGTAGAAGTCCCAGATATAGAAGGTGGTAAGGTAAAATTACAAATACCCGCTGGTACACAAAATGGCGAACAACTTAGGTTAAAAGGCAAAGGTATGTCTAAGGTTAGATCAAGCATTAGAGGTGATATGTTTGCCCACATACATATTGAGATACCAAAAAATCTTACTAAAAAACAAAAAGAATTACTAGAATTGCTGGATAAAGAATTTACAAGCGACAAAGATGAGGATGATGCTAGTTTTTTTAATAAAATGAAAAACTTATGGTCGTGA
- the istA gene encoding IS21 family transposase — MESKRKILGRYRRGEGIRSISRELNISRNTVRSIIRTQGEIKSDYIRIIQPIPKLGKYIESLERMLRDNKNSKPKKTGKALFEELKIYGYQGSYSAVSRYINTWNDRNFEINIKACVPLSFAPGEAYQFDWSSEQVILAGEIINVKVAHFVLCYSRKKFIYIYPTEAQEMVFDAHVRAFTFFGGSPTKGIYDNMKTAVSKVLKGSNNREWNPKFEKLCAHYLIEPIACSPARGNEKGRVERQVQIDREQFFTPMPKALTLQELNDILTSRLVTYNSSHKHPEYKDKTIDEAYQLERNFLVSVPVLFNGCKEIDIKVSITCLARYESNNYSVHCSCAGKIVQCKIYAEHLVFIYNGQEVGRHKRKFTKGETCYDVNHYLPILRYKPGALRNGEPFLNMNLPEELIEVRRRLESSPAGTRDFAHILSYIAMESIEAVVSACTQALKIGTVSKEVILNIILRNKDELKVTEPSNYQEYHTLKHIPKANCEIYDNFLKLGGK; from the coding sequence ATGGAAAGTAAGAGAAAGATATTAGGACGTTATCGTCGTGGAGAAGGTATACGTTCAATAAGTAGAGAATTAAATATATCACGTAATACAGTTAGAAGTATCATTCGTACGCAAGGAGAGATTAAATCTGATTATATACGAATAATTCAACCTATACCTAAACTCGGGAAATATATTGAGAGTCTTGAGAGGATGTTGCGGGATAATAAGAATTCAAAGCCTAAAAAAACAGGGAAAGCTTTATTTGAGGAGTTAAAGATTTATGGGTATCAAGGCAGTTACTCTGCTGTTAGTCGTTATATTAACACTTGGAATGATAGAAATTTTGAGATTAATATAAAAGCTTGCGTACCTTTATCCTTTGCTCCTGGGGAAGCTTACCAATTTGACTGGAGTAGTGAGCAAGTAATATTAGCTGGAGAAATAATAAATGTTAAAGTAGCTCACTTTGTTTTGTGTTATAGCCGTAAAAAATTTATCTATATTTATCCTACTGAAGCTCAAGAGATGGTATTTGATGCACATGTTAGAGCCTTTACTTTTTTTGGTGGTAGTCCAACTAAAGGGATTTATGATAATATGAAGACTGCTGTCAGTAAGGTTTTAAAAGGCTCTAATAATAGAGAATGGAATCCAAAGTTTGAAAAGCTCTGCGCACATTATCTCATTGAACCGATAGCATGTTCTCCAGCTCGAGGTAATGAAAAAGGTAGGGTTGAGCGACAAGTACAGATTGACCGGGAACAGTTCTTTACTCCTATGCCAAAAGCTTTAACCTTGCAAGAATTAAACGATATATTAACCAGCAGATTAGTTACTTATAATAGCTCTCATAAACACCCCGAATATAAAGATAAGACTATAGATGAAGCATATCAACTAGAACGTAATTTTTTAGTATCCGTGCCTGTATTATTTAACGGTTGCAAAGAAATAGATATCAAGGTTTCTATTACTTGTTTGGCTAGATATGAAAGCAATAATTATAGCGTTCACTGTAGTTGTGCTGGGAAAATAGTACAATGTAAGATATATGCTGAACATCTAGTATTTATTTATAATGGTCAAGAGGTAGGTCGTCATAAACGGAAATTTACTAAGGGAGAAACTTGTTATGACGTCAATCATTATCTGCCAATATTAAGGTATAAACCCGGAGCATTAAGAAATGGTGAACCATTCCTTAATATGAATTTACCAGAAGAGCTCATAGAAGTTAGAAGACGTCTTGAGAGCAGCCCAGCAGGTACAAGAGATTTTGCTCATATATTATCGTATATAGCAATGGAATCCATAGAAGCAGTAGTATCAGCATGCACCCAAGCACTAAAAATAGGAACTGTTAGTAAGGAGGTAATTTTAAATATTATATTACGTAATAAAGATGAGTTAAAAGTAACAGAGCCAAGTAATTACCAAGAATATCATACTTTAAAACATATCCCGAAAGCTAATTGTGAGATATACGATAATTTTCTCAAGTTAGGAGGTAAGTAA
- a CDS encoding FAD-dependent oxidoreductase → MIIRIILILTCFFVVKVQALPVTHDTGSLHDTEISRYEVIPREDSIEYIKKIINKAQDKKTHITVKGTQHSQGGHSYSRGGIVLDLSNLNNIELLGTSLVRIQAGATWKQVIEYLNPLGLSIAVMQSDYDFSIGGTVSTNVHGWQANKPPMVSTIHGFHILTSEGKVIYCNRSENYDLFKAAIGGYGMFGVIIDVDLKIVPNRLYRLKQEIFNIGEFPSYFQREVKDNSKAHMFFGRFSISKRYFLKRLIVKIYEDYDLPIANSSLSVLNGSDEFVSLLFASTYNNQFFKKIRWYIETSKAANKVFKTASRNQLLYQSTKVYTTKDPKKIDLLQEYFIPINRFNEFVSFLQTLQKDISPYLMNLTLRHIEGDSETLLNYAKEEMLCFVMLLRGPKTEKFDQDIGRAAMKITNKALQLNGSYYLPYRPYQTRSQFIQSYPKFHQFKTIKNKYDPKMIFVNEFYKNYLEEL, encoded by the coding sequence ATGATTATTCGAATCATCTTAATTTTAACATGTTTTTTTGTAGTTAAAGTACAAGCTTTACCTGTTACTCATGATACAGGTAGCTTACATGATACTGAAATCTCTAGGTACGAAGTTATTCCTAGAGAGGATAGTATTGAGTATATAAAAAAAATAATTAACAAAGCACAAGATAAAAAGACTCATATTACTGTGAAAGGAACGCAGCATAGCCAAGGAGGACACAGCTATAGCCGAGGGGGTATAGTTCTAGACTTATCTAATCTTAATAATATAGAACTTTTAGGAACCAGCTTAGTGAGGATACAAGCTGGAGCAACATGGAAACAAGTGATTGAATACCTAAATCCTCTAGGCTTATCTATTGCTGTTATGCAATCAGATTATGATTTTAGCATAGGGGGTACAGTCTCAACTAATGTTCATGGTTGGCAAGCTAATAAACCACCAATGGTTTCTACCATTCATGGTTTTCATATTTTAACTTCTGAAGGGAAGGTAATTTACTGTAATCGAAGCGAGAATTATGATTTGTTTAAAGCTGCAATAGGTGGTTATGGAATGTTTGGAGTTATCATAGATGTTGATCTTAAAATAGTTCCAAATAGATTATATCGGTTGAAACAAGAGATTTTTAATATAGGTGAATTTCCTAGTTATTTTCAGAGAGAGGTTAAAGATAATTCAAAAGCCCATATGTTCTTCGGTAGGTTTTCTATTAGCAAAAGATACTTTTTAAAGAGGCTTATTGTAAAGATATATGAAGATTATGATTTACCAATTGCTAATTCTTCTCTTTCCGTTTTAAACGGAAGCGATGAATTTGTTAGCTTATTATTTGCCTCCACTTATAATAACCAATTTTTTAAGAAGATTCGTTGGTATATTGAGACAAGTAAAGCGGCTAACAAAGTTTTTAAAACAGCATCACGAAATCAATTATTATACCAGTCTACAAAAGTCTATACTACTAAAGATCCCAAAAAAATAGATCTGTTACAAGAATATTTTATTCCTATAAACCGTTTTAATGAATTTGTCAGTTTCTTGCAGACTCTTCAAAAGGATATTAGCCCTTATCTTATGAATCTTACCTTGAGACATATTGAGGGAGATTCTGAAACCTTGCTAAATTATGCAAAAGAAGAGATGTTATGCTTTGTGATGTTATTACGCGGTCCTAAAACTGAGAAATTTGATCAAGATATAGGCAGAGCGGCAATGAAGATAACTAATAAAGCTTTACAGTTAAACGGCAGTTATTATCTTCCTTATAGGCCTTATCAAACAAGGTCGCAGTTTATACAATCTTACCCAAAATTTCATCAATTTAAAACAATAAAGAATAAATATGATCCAAAGATGATTTTTGTTAATGAATTTTATAAAAACTACTTAGAAGAGTTATAA
- a CDS encoding type II toxin-antitoxin system RelE family toxin, whose protein sequence is MEVKYQVHYLEEVINKHIPSLSTKAKALIKKAIEERLMIDPIGFGKPLRYSLKGHRRLRVSDYRIVYRIEAEIKTIFIVAIKHRKDIYI, encoded by the coding sequence ATGGAAGTAAAATATCAAGTACATTATTTAGAAGAAGTAATAAACAAACACATTCCTTCTCTCTCTACAAAAGCTAAGGCACTTATTAAAAAAGCTATTGAAGAGCGTTTGATGATCGACCCTATTGGTTTTGGAAAACCTTTACGTTACAGCCTGAAAGGCCATAGACGCCTCCGGGTTAGCGATTATCGTATTGTCTATAGAATTGAGGCGGAAATTAAAACGATTTTCATAGTCGCTATAAAACATAGAAAAGATATATATATATGA
- the ccmE gene encoding cytochrome c maturation protein CcmE yields the protein MQKKVKNRLKFILFYLLCSAGGIYMILYNLEDSIVFFYPPSKINESKLGKELRVGGLVKVGSIRKVTADKVHFVITDNIKDLEISYQGVLPALFRENQGIVAVGKLSGNIFIARELLTKHDENYSP from the coding sequence ATGCAAAAAAAGGTAAAAAATAGATTAAAGTTTATATTATTTTACCTTTTATGCAGTGCTGGGGGAATATATATGATATTATACAATCTTGAAGATAGTATAGTATTTTTTTACCCTCCGTCAAAAATTAACGAGTCAAAACTTGGCAAAGAATTGAGGGTAGGGGGCTTAGTTAAAGTAGGTTCAATCAGAAAAGTGACTGCTGATAAAGTGCATTTTGTCATTACAGATAACATTAAAGACCTAGAAATATCTTACCAAGGGGTTTTACCCGCCTTATTTCGTGAGAATCAAGGGATAGTAGCTGTAGGTAAGTTATCAGGTAATATATTCATAGCTCGTGAGTTATTAACTAAGCATGATGAGAATTATTCTCCTTAG
- the istB gene encoding IS21-like element helper ATPase IstB, whose product MNNVYQESTREDIINVMRKLKFTGMLESYDEIISDAIRRKEASNYILHNLLKSELTTRTLRSIQSRISAAKFPEKKDIDNFIFIDTPINQEQIMHLYSCEFIKTSRNIILVGGTGSGKTHLAIALSTKAVRKGYKSRFFNLVDLANQLEYEKNSAQVGKLAASLQKIDVLVLDELGYLPFSKNGGQLIFHLLSKIHSNTSIIITTNLIFSEWSQIFGCNKMTSALLDRVCHNCDIIETGNESYRMKKKQ is encoded by the coding sequence ATGAACAATGTATATCAAGAATCTACTAGAGAAGATATTATAAATGTTATGAGAAAGCTAAAATTTACAGGGATGCTTGAGTCTTATGATGAAATTATATCTGATGCCATAAGGCGTAAAGAAGCCTCGAATTATATTTTACATAATTTATTAAAATCTGAACTAACAACACGAACTCTTAGGTCTATTCAAAGTAGGATTAGCGCAGCAAAGTTTCCTGAGAAAAAAGATATAGATAATTTCATATTTATCGATACCCCAATAAACCAAGAACAAATTATGCATCTATATAGTTGCGAGTTTATTAAAACATCTAGAAATATAATCCTAGTTGGTGGTACTGGTAGCGGTAAAACTCACCTAGCTATTGCATTAAGTACAAAAGCAGTACGAAAAGGTTATAAATCAAGATTTTTTAATCTTGTAGATCTTGCTAATCAATTAGAATATGAAAAGAACTCTGCTCAGGTAGGAAAACTAGCAGCTTCCTTGCAAAAAATAGATGTACTAGTCCTAGATGAGCTTGGTTATCTACCATTTTCTAAGAATGGCGGTCAACTTATCTTTCATCTATTATCTAAAATACATTCCAACACTTCAATTATTATTACTACTAATCTTATATTCTCAGAATGGTCACAAATATTTGGTTGTAATAAAATGACTTCAGCGCTACTTGATAGAGTTTGTCATAATTGTGATATCATTGAAACGGGAAATGAAAGTTATCGTATGAAAAAAAAACAATAG
- a CDS encoding sodium:solute symporter: MIRMTLDNIIVLVYLVSILVIGTYYRSKLISFTDYATVQGKTSNSKLLLVATIFASSVGGGATFGIAEKAFSGDLSYSYGLILTLPIDILIAIYLVPQITKHYGAESVGDIMVKYYSTSGRFIAGTASVMVSIGFVAAQISVSGYIFQYILKINYLEGVILSYGIVIIYTTIGGLQSIMFTNLLQFFAMIMAIPVIAICGLNKVGISEFIQQLPSEKVYFIYNNNFASEIFINTITAMLGFCVMNLYPNFIQRALINNNAKKTSTAIYIKSVIYAIFLIFITLNGLIAYNLYPNYSSNLALPHLIDQIVPSGLQGFVIVGLLAAVMSTADSDLNVTSIALVKDLLNPIFKIQNQKKLLLIARITNVVIGSFAIIIALKFNNVIDLVMFITGFWGPLILVPLVFALFNITITQRMMVLCGLSGITFFLIWTYFFTHNSRLKGVFVGTMCSLLVFCIGLITKKLGNSPNLKVEL; encoded by the coding sequence ATAATTAGAATGACCCTTGATAATATTATTGTATTAGTATACTTGGTATCAATACTTGTTATTGGTACATACTACAGATCTAAACTTATAAGTTTTACAGATTATGCTACCGTTCAAGGTAAGACCAGCAATAGTAAACTATTATTGGTTGCAACTATTTTCGCTTCATCTGTTGGGGGAGGTGCTACTTTTGGTATTGCTGAAAAAGCCTTTTCCGGTGATTTATCGTATAGCTACGGACTAATACTCACTCTACCAATCGATATACTCATAGCTATTTATCTTGTACCCCAAATAACTAAACATTATGGAGCAGAAAGTGTCGGCGATATAATGGTAAAATATTATAGTACATCAGGCCGTTTTATTGCTGGCACTGCGTCTGTTATGGTATCTATAGGCTTTGTTGCTGCCCAAATTAGCGTTAGTGGTTATATTTTTCAATATATTTTAAAGATTAATTATTTAGAAGGAGTAATATTAAGTTATGGAATTGTTATCATCTACACAACTATTGGAGGATTACAATCGATTATGTTTACTAATTTATTACAATTCTTTGCAATGATAATGGCTATTCCAGTTATTGCCATATGTGGTCTCAATAAAGTTGGCATCAGTGAATTTATCCAACAACTACCTAGTGAAAAAGTGTATTTTATCTATAATAATAATTTTGCCAGTGAGATATTTATTAATACGATAACTGCCATGCTAGGTTTTTGTGTAATGAACTTATATCCTAATTTTATTCAGAGGGCTCTAATTAATAATAATGCAAAAAAGACTAGTACCGCTATATATATAAAATCAGTTATATATGCTATATTCTTAATATTTATCACCTTAAATGGTCTGATTGCCTATAATCTTTATCCCAACTATTCTTCTAATCTTGCATTACCACACTTAATTGATCAAATAGTACCCTCAGGGTTACAAGGCTTTGTGATAGTTGGCTTACTTGCAGCAGTTATGTCTACCGCTGATTCTGATTTAAATGTCACCTCAATAGCCTTAGTGAAGGACTTATTAAATCCTATTTTTAAAATACAAAATCAAAAGAAATTATTGTTAATTGCTAGAATTACTAATGTCGTAATTGGCAGCTTTGCAATAATTATTGCCTTAAAATTTAATAATGTAATTGATTTAGTAATGTTTATTACCGGATTTTGGGGGCCACTAATATTAGTCCCTCTAGTATTTGCTCTTTTCAACATTACTATAACACAAAGAATGATGGTTTTATGTGGATTAAGCGGGATCACATTTTTTCTCATTTGGACATATTTTTTCACTCATAATTCTCGTCTAAAGGGGGTCTTTGTTGGTACTATGTGCAGTTTGTTAGTCTTCTGCATAGGATTAATTACCAAAAAGCTAGGTAATTCCCCGAATTTGAAAGTTGAGCTATAA